One Flavobacteriales bacterium genomic region harbors:
- the secA gene encoding preprotein translocase subunit SecA — protein sequence MLGSVSNILKGILGNKSDRDIREVEPLVKKINEVYGTLQGISHDELRAKTVEFRQRLSEATRPMREGIEEHQKALNGPETLSVEEREKRYDDIDSLKEKIKVQTREELDALLPEAFAVIKETARRFKENPFIEVTATDMDRDLAAARSSVEIKDSKAVYANKWIAAGNEVTWDMLHYDVQLIGGIVLHQGKIAEMATGEGKTLVATLPVYLNALTGNGVHLVTVNDYLAKRDAEWMGVLFEFHGLKVDCIDKHRPNSEERKKAYRADVTYGTNNEFGFDYLRDNMAHSPGDLVQRDHAFAIVDEVDSVLVDDARTPLIISGPIPKADKHEFHDLKPRVEKLVSAQRAYINTALADAKKLLQAGGKENEKEGGMALLRCHRGLPKNKALIKYLSEPGVKSTLVSTENFYMQDQGKEMHKVDQELFFVIDEKHNTIELTEKGIDLITASGEDSNFFIMPDVGSEIAELEKASLPDQARAEKKGELMRDFTVKSERIHTLNQLLKAYTLFEKDVEYVIMDGKVKIVDEQTGRIMEGRRYSDGLHQAIEAKENVKVEAATQTYATITLQNYFRMYDKLAGMTGTAETEAGEFWEIYKLDVVVIPTNRPIQRKDMQDKVYKTKREKYNAVIEEVEELTKAGRPVLVGTTSVEISELLSRMLKIRNITHSVLNAKLHQKEAEVVLQAGLAGHVTIATNMAGRGTDIKLGPGVKDAGGLAIVATERHDSRRVDRQLRGRSGRQGDPGSSQFFVSLEDNLMRLFGSERIAKMMDRLGLEEGEVIQHSMITKSIERAQRKVEENNFGIRKRLLEYDDVMNSQREVVYKRRHHALFGERLSVDISNMVNDVCLSLIDEYQGYRDVEGFKLELLRVLFAEVDWSEEKFLQSKPDELASELYENVWGRYEEKSTVLAQKAFPVIKDVFENNGDKYENIVVPFSDGIKTLQIVCNLKEAYESSGKTLIRAFEKGTVLGLIDEEWKEHLREMDDLKSSVQNAVYEQKDPLLIYKLESFELFKQMLDRVNRDVVSFLFQGNLPVQDTAMAQAPPPPRQTEVNLKESRPEGLQSQGMPSHGQSAVAEAAVEAPPKAEPVRVEKKVGRNDACPCGSGKKYKHCHGKAS from the coding sequence ATGTTAGGAAGCGTTAGTAATATTTTAAAGGGCATTCTCGGAAATAAATCTGACCGGGATATTCGGGAAGTTGAACCCCTGGTGAAAAAAATCAATGAAGTGTATGGTACGCTCCAGGGTATCAGTCACGACGAACTCCGTGCCAAGACCGTGGAGTTCAGACAACGCCTGAGTGAAGCCACCCGCCCCATGAGGGAAGGCATAGAAGAACATCAAAAGGCATTAAACGGCCCCGAAACACTGTCGGTGGAAGAAAGGGAAAAGCGATACGATGATATTGACAGCCTCAAGGAAAAAATCAAGGTGCAAACCCGTGAAGAACTGGATGCGCTTCTTCCGGAAGCTTTTGCGGTGATCAAAGAAACAGCACGACGGTTTAAGGAAAATCCCTTCATTGAAGTTACCGCTACGGACATGGACCGCGACCTGGCTGCTGCCAGATCCAGTGTGGAGATCAAAGACTCCAAAGCAGTGTATGCCAACAAGTGGATTGCTGCCGGGAACGAGGTTACCTGGGATATGCTTCACTACGATGTTCAGCTCATAGGCGGCATTGTTCTGCATCAGGGTAAGATCGCGGAAATGGCAACCGGTGAAGGTAAAACACTGGTGGCTACATTGCCCGTTTATCTGAATGCACTTACCGGAAATGGTGTACACCTGGTGACGGTGAACGATTACCTTGCCAAACGGGATGCCGAATGGATGGGTGTCCTGTTTGAGTTTCATGGTCTGAAGGTGGACTGTATCGATAAGCACAGGCCCAATTCGGAAGAACGTAAAAAAGCTTACCGCGCAGATGTGACCTACGGAACAAACAATGAATTCGGTTTCGATTATCTGCGGGACAACATGGCACATTCGCCCGGTGACCTGGTACAAAGGGATCATGCCTTCGCCATCGTGGATGAGGTCGATAGCGTTCTTGTGGATGATGCCCGAACACCCCTGATCATTTCAGGCCCGATTCCTAAAGCGGACAAACATGAGTTCCATGACCTTAAACCGCGTGTGGAAAAGTTGGTGAGTGCACAACGTGCCTACATCAACACTGCCCTTGCCGATGCTAAGAAATTACTGCAGGCCGGAGGCAAGGAGAATGAGAAAGAAGGCGGCATGGCCCTGCTGCGATGCCATCGCGGACTGCCAAAGAATAAAGCCCTTATCAAGTACCTGAGTGAACCCGGCGTCAAATCAACCCTGGTCAGCACCGAAAATTTCTACATGCAGGATCAGGGCAAGGAAATGCACAAGGTGGATCAGGAATTGTTTTTTGTGATCGACGAAAAACACAACACCATTGAGCTTACCGAAAAAGGAATTGACCTGATCACAGCCTCGGGTGAGGATTCCAACTTCTTTATCATGCCGGATGTGGGTTCAGAGATTGCCGAACTGGAGAAGGCTTCTCTTCCGGATCAGGCCAGGGCAGAGAAAAAAGGGGAGCTGATGAGGGACTTCACCGTGAAAAGCGAACGTATTCACACCCTCAACCAGTTGCTGAAGGCATATACCCTTTTCGAGAAAGATGTGGAGTATGTCATCATGGATGGAAAGGTGAAGATCGTGGATGAGCAGACAGGCCGGATCATGGAAGGACGTCGATATTCTGACGGATTACACCAGGCCATCGAAGCCAAGGAAAATGTGAAGGTTGAAGCCGCCACGCAAACCTATGCCACCATTACCCTGCAGAATTATTTCAGAATGTATGACAAGCTGGCCGGTATGACCGGAACCGCGGAGACGGAAGCTGGTGAATTCTGGGAGATATACAAGCTGGATGTTGTGGTGATCCCCACCAACCGCCCGATCCAGCGAAAGGACATGCAGGATAAGGTTTACAAGACCAAACGTGAAAAGTACAATGCGGTCATCGAAGAGGTGGAAGAGCTGACCAAGGCGGGTCGTCCGGTACTTGTTGGTACCACATCCGTTGAGATATCGGAATTGTTAAGCCGCATGCTGAAGATCAGAAACATTACACACAGCGTGCTGAATGCCAAGCTTCACCAGAAGGAAGCCGAAGTGGTTTTGCAAGCCGGTTTGGCCGGGCATGTAACCATTGCCACCAATATGGCAGGTCGTGGTACGGATATCAAACTGGGACCCGGTGTGAAGGATGCCGGTGGATTGGCCATTGTGGCGACAGAACGCCATGACTCACGAAGGGTGGACAGGCAGCTTCGCGGTCGTTCCGGCAGACAGGGTGATCCGGGATCATCACAATTTTTCGTGTCTCTGGAAGACAACCTGATGCGGCTTTTTGGTTCGGAACGCATTGCAAAAATGATGGATCGTCTAGGGCTGGAAGAAGGAGAAGTTATTCAGCATTCCATGATCACCAAATCCATTGAAAGAGCGCAGAGAAAAGTAGAGGAGAATAATTTCGGGATCAGGAAAAGACTGCTTGAATATGACGATGTGATGAACTCACAACGTGAAGTGGTTTACAAAAGAAGACACCATGCCCTTTTCGGGGAGCGGCTGTCCGTAGATATTTCCAATATGGTCAATGATGTTTGCTTAAGCCTCATTGATGAATACCAGGGATATAGGGATGTTGAAGGCTTTAAGCTGGAACTTTTAAGGGTACTCTTCGCCGAAGTAGATTGGAGTGAAGAAAAATTCCTGCAGAGCAAGCCTGATGAACTGGCTTCGGAATTGTATGAGAATGTTTGGGGACGATATGAAGAAAAGTCCACCGTGCTTGCCCAAAAAGCATTCCCGGTGATCAAGGATGTGTTCGAGAATAACGGAGATAAGTATGAAAATATCGTGGTGCCATTCAGCGATGGCATAAAGACCTTACAGATCGTTTGCAATCTGAAAGAAGCTTATGAATCTTCAGGTAAAACACTGATTCGTGCATTTGAAAAAGGAACGGTACTTGGGTTGATCGATGAGGAGTGGAAAGAGCATCTGCGTGAAATGGATGACCTGAAATCATCCGTACAGAATGCAGTGTACGAACAGAAAGATCCCCTGTTGATCTACAAACTCGAATCATTTGAATTATTCAAACAAATGCTGGACCGCGTCAACCGTGATGTGGTCTCCTTCCTGTTTCAGGGCAACCTGCCCGTTCAGGATACCGCCATGGCCCAGGCACCACCGCCACCAAGACAGACAGAAGTTAACCTGAAGGAAAGTCGCCCTGAAGGGTTGCAGTCTCAGGGAATGCCGTCACATGGACAGTCAGCAGTAGCGGAGGCTGCGGTTGAGGCGCCCCCGAAGGCAGAACCGGTCAGGGTAGAGAAAAAAGTTGGAAGAAATGATGCATGTCCCTGCGGTAGCGGAAAGAAATACAAACATTGTCATGGTAAAGCAAGCTAA
- a CDS encoding DUF2795 domain-containing protein: MYWTLELASYLEDAPWPATKDELIDYGMRSGAPLEVIENLQEIEDEGEIYESIEEIWPDYPSKEDFFFNEDEY; this comes from the coding sequence ATGTACTGGACACTAGAACTTGCTTCATACCTGGAAGATGCTCCGTGGCCGGCTACGAAGGACGAGCTGATTGATTATGGCATGAGGTCCGGCGCACCGTTGGAGGTAATAGAAAATCTTCAGGAGATCGAAGATGAAGGGGAGATTTACGAAAGCATCGAAGAAATCTGGCCTGACTATCCATCCAAAGAAGACTTTTTCTTTAATGAAGATGAATACTAG
- a CDS encoding cob(I)yrinic acid a,c-diamide adenosyltransferase produces MKIYTKKGDTGMTSLFGGSRLPKSHDRIEAYGTVDELNSMMGMLRDQDVATDQKAILLEIQDRLFTIGSHMATDLSKKNLHLPGVNLVDVEVLEKEIDNMEAELEPMKSFVLPGGHVSVSWCHLARCVCRRAERATVAITEEFSHKEVILAYLNRLSDYLFVLSRDWTRKLQVDEIPWKPRMQQD; encoded by the coding sequence ATGAAGATATACACCAAAAAAGGGGACACAGGCATGACCAGCCTGTTCGGTGGAAGCCGCCTTCCGAAGTCACATGATCGGATCGAAGCATACGGTACGGTGGATGAACTGAATTCCATGATGGGTATGCTGCGGGATCAGGACGTGGCCACGGATCAGAAGGCCATCCTGCTGGAAATTCAGGACAGACTGTTCACCATCGGTTCACATATGGCAACGGATCTTTCAAAAAAAAATCTACACCTCCCGGGTGTCAACCTGGTCGATGTGGAGGTACTCGAAAAGGAGATCGACAACATGGAAGCCGAACTGGAACCTATGAAGTCGTTTGTTTTGCCGGGAGGACATGTTTCTGTTTCATGGTGTCATCTGGCCCGCTGTGTTTGCAGAAGGGCCGAACGCGCCACCGTGGCCATTACCGAAGAGTTCTCTCATAAGGAAGTGATCCTGGCCTACCTTAACCGGTTGTCCGACTACTTGTTTGTATTGAGCAGGGACTGGACCAGAAAATTGCAGGTGGATGAGATTCCCTGGAAACCGAGAATGCAACAAGACTGA
- a CDS encoding ABC transporter ATP-binding protein, with translation MIALRQIARHYVLGSELVKALQSVSVDIYRNDYVALMGPSGSGKSTLMNILGCLDTPTSGSYILNGTDVSRLSDNHLAEIRNKEIGFVFQTFNLLPRYTTLENVALPLVYAGVEKEERIRRVTEVLADVGLSDRANHKPNELSGGQRQRVAVARALVNRPSIILADEPTGNLDTKTSIEIMGLFEEIHSKGNTVILVTHEEDIAEHAHRIIRLRDGLIETDQQNSNIRKVSERKHIA, from the coding sequence ATCATTGCTCTTCGTCAGATTGCACGACATTATGTGTTGGGAAGCGAGCTTGTCAAGGCATTGCAATCGGTCTCTGTGGACATTTACCGAAATGATTATGTCGCCCTCATGGGGCCTTCGGGATCCGGGAAATCTACCCTGATGAACATTCTTGGCTGTTTGGATACACCTACTTCAGGATCTTACATACTCAACGGCACCGATGTCAGCCGCCTTTCAGATAACCATCTGGCGGAGATCCGCAATAAGGAGATCGGGTTTGTATTCCAGACGTTCAACCTGTTGCCACGCTATACCACCCTGGAGAATGTGGCCTTGCCCCTGGTCTATGCCGGTGTTGAGAAAGAGGAGCGCATCCGGAGAGTGACCGAAGTATTGGCGGACGTTGGCTTGAGCGATCGGGCCAATCATAAACCCAATGAGCTCTCCGGAGGTCAGAGACAAAGAGTGGCTGTGGCACGGGCCTTGGTCAACAGGCCATCCATCATTTTGGCGGATGAACCCACCGGAAACCTGGACACAAAAACGTCCATTGAGATCATGGGTTTATTTGAAGAGATCCATAGCAAAGGCAATACGGTCATACTTGTGACCCACGAAGAAGACATTGCTGAACATGCACATCGCATCATTCGTTTGCGTGATGGTCTGATCGAAACGGATCAACAAAATTCGAACATCAGAAAGGTAAGTGAACGCAAGCATATCGCATGA
- a CDS encoding class I SAM-dependent methyltransferase, with protein sequence MKIVPEFRYVFPIMDQLNAVAKYIRYLSKARTRHGIHSPFVYRFIEEVIRNRSHFYIFDEIRVRRNELKYDNRMIRIADFGAGSGQMGNHERKVRDILTHSAMPERWGKLLYRLVRFVQPDSVLELGTSLGMGSAYLFSACPDAKMISLEGCPQTASVAQETFEKLKLNAKIGIGEFSETLPDALAEISGLGLAFIDGNHRYEPTMKYFEACMPHVQEHSVLVFHDIHWSPGMEAAWNELREDSRVTVSLDLFHMGILFFRKEQTKEHFVLRY encoded by the coding sequence GTGAAAATCGTACCGGAGTTCCGGTACGTATTTCCGATTATGGATCAATTGAATGCCGTCGCCAAATACATCCGTTATCTGTCTAAAGCCAGGACCAGACATGGCATTCATTCCCCTTTCGTTTACCGGTTTATCGAAGAGGTGATCAGGAACCGGTCTCATTTCTACATATTTGATGAGATCAGGGTACGCCGCAATGAATTGAAGTACGATAACCGTATGATCAGAATCGCTGATTTCGGTGCGGGTTCCGGACAGATGGGTAATCATGAAAGAAAGGTCAGAGATATACTAACACACAGTGCCATGCCTGAACGTTGGGGGAAATTGCTCTACCGCTTGGTACGCTTCGTTCAGCCGGATTCTGTTCTGGAACTCGGCACTTCTCTTGGAATGGGTTCCGCCTATCTTTTCAGTGCATGTCCTGATGCAAAAATGATCAGCCTGGAAGGTTGTCCCCAAACGGCTTCTGTTGCACAGGAGACTTTTGAAAAGTTGAAATTGAATGCCAAAATAGGTATCGGTGAATTCTCGGAGACATTACCCGATGCACTCGCTGAAATTTCCGGATTGGGTCTGGCTTTTATAGATGGTAACCATCGTTACGAGCCAACGATGAAATACTTTGAAGCATGTATGCCGCATGTTCAGGAACATTCGGTATTGGTCTTTCATGACATACACTGGTCCCCCGGGATGGAGGCGGCATGGAACGAGCTGAGGGAAGATAGTCGGGTGACCGTTTCACTCGATCTGTTTCACATGGGTATATTGTTCTTCAGAAAAGAGCAAACCAAGGAACATTTTGTGTTGAGGTATTGA